The Moorena producens PAL-8-15-08-1 genomic interval AGTTTATAATCAAGATTTCATTAAGCTCCAGATTGCTAGTTGATTTGGATAATTTTTTTAGGTTTTAATTAAATTAAAATTTTTTTTGATAAAAAATTCATTCAAAGCACTTATGCATAACACTTAGTTGGGCTGTAGGGCTCTTCCTCAGGGAATAAATTAGGAGCAGTTTGGGTTTCTAGTTAAAGAATGCTTGAATCCCTTGGTATCGGTGTTTACCCTTAAGTGGTAAATTCTTACTCACTGAGGTCTGTTAGTAATAGCTGAAATTAACCACTGGTTATTGTTAACTTCTATTAAACTCTACCGGAAACTTACTGAACAATAGTGAAGTTTCCATCAATATGACTTGGAAATGGGGCGCTCTTGATCAGAGTGCTTTAACTATAGGGGAAGATAAACGTGTATTTAAAGAGCAAAACTGATGGGCTTACTGATCGGCTTGAGATCAAAAGCAGCAGGGATGAATTGACTGTCTGGGAGAATCAACCAGTCTCCTATGATGAACAAAATGTCAGTAGCATGAACATTCTATTACTCGCTCCTCATCCCTTTTATCAGAATCGTGGCACACCCATCGCAGTCAACCTGGTTTTGAAGGTGCTTTCTGAACGGGGAGACCAGGTTGATGTCGTCACTTATCCTGAAGGGCGTGACATCAATTATGAAAATATCACGGTATACCGAACCCCTAATCTACCGTGGGTTCGGAATATACGACCAGGGTTCTCCTGGAAAAAAATCCTCTGTGATGTTTTCATGTTGCTTGCTGTAATTCGCCTAGTGACTAAGAAACGCTACGATTTGGTTCATGCTGGAGAAGAATCAGTCTTTATTGGTTTAGGGCTCAAAATTTTGTGTAAAATTCCCTATATCTATGACATGGATTCATCTCTAGCCCAACAAATGATTGAAAAGTATCCTTTGCTACAAAAATTTTCGTCAGTATTCAACTTTTTTGAAGGACTGGCTGTGAAGAATGCCAAAGTCGTGGTTTCAGTTTGTGATGCTTTGGCAGCAGATATTGAAAAGTACAAGCCCAGAAAAACTGTAGTTATTCCAGATATATCGTTGCTTAATTATAATCTTTCTTTAAAAAAATCCTAAAAAATCTTTTGCTTTAGACTAAATAAACCCTACTTATTTTTAAAATCCTTATTCTTAAATTTTAAGTAGACTAAAATAACTAATAACTGTTACTATAAGTAAGTGTTAATAACGGAAAGTATGGTTCCGATATCCTAATACTACGTTTTATTTTGTAACGAAAGATAAGTAGAATAGTGAAAATGTGCAGGTTTGTGTAAATTTTCGCTTCAAGATTCAACGTCAAGATTCAACGTCAAGATTCAACTTCAAGATTCAACATTGGTGTAACTATGTATAGTAATTTGAGACGTGAGCTAGGAATCCGTAATGTACTCCTGATGTATGTGGGCAATCTGGAGACTTATCAAGGGATTGACCTACTTCTAGACAGCTTCGCCTTGAGCCTTGAGCACACTGATCAGGCTGACTTAGTCATTATTGGTGGAGAAGCGGACGACATTCGGAAATACACCAATAAGGCTCACTGTCTTGGGATGCAACAACATGTCCATTTTTTAGGACCGAAACCAGTTGAGCATCTGGCTATCTATCTGGAGCAGGCTGATATTTTAGTCTCTCCGAGAACTAAGGGTAAAAATACCCCGATGAAACTCTACTCCTATCTCGATAGTGGCAAAGTTTTGTTAGCCACAGATTTGCCAACCCATACCCAGTTGCTAAACAATCACCTTGCTCTGCTTAAGAGGCCAGATGCCAAAGCTTTCGCGGAGGGAATGCTTGATCTGATCGCTGATGAAAAGCTACGACTGAGCCTGGGCAGTGCTGGCAAAAAATTGATTGAGAAAAGGCATACTTATGCAGCTTTTCGGGAAAAATTAAACAGTCTTTATGATTGGCTACATCACGAGTTAGCAGAGCATACAGCCTAACCAGACAAGTAATGAGAAGGAACCTAGTAGAGTTAACCAGAAACTCTTACGATCTATTAGTCATCGGTGGTGGGATCTATGGAGCTTGCGTAGCTTGGGAAGCAAGCCTCAGGGGATTGTCAGTGGCCTTGGTGGAAAAATCTGATTTCGGTGGCGCTACCTCTGCTAACAGTTTGAAGACCATCCACGGGGGATTACGGTATCTCCAGCATGCTGACCTGAAACGGATGCGTGAATCCATTCATGAACGCACCAGTTTAATGCGGATTGCGCCTCACTTAGTTCATCCATTACCAGTGTTGATTCCCACCTACGGCCATGGCATGAAGGGAAAAGAAGTGCTATCTGTGGCACTTGCTATCAATGATTTGATCAGTTGCGATCGCAATCGTCAACTCGATCCCCAAAAACACATATCCAATGGTCGGGTAATCTCTAAGCAGGAGTGTCAGCAGCTACTGCCAGGAATTCCCCAGGAGGGACTAACTGGAGCAGCAGTCTTTTCTGATGCTCAGGTCTACAACTCTGAACGCTTG includes:
- a CDS encoding glycosyltransferase, producing the protein MYLKSKTDGLTDRLEIKSSRDELTVWENQPVSYDEQNVSSMNILLLAPHPFYQNRGTPIAVNLVLKVLSERGDQVDVVTYPEGRDINYENITVYRTPNLPWVRNIRPGFSWKKILCDVFMLLAVIRLVTKKRYDLVHAGEESVFIGLGLKILCKIPYIYDMDSSLAQQMIEKYPLLQKFSSVFNFFEGLAVKNAKVVVSVCDALAADIEKYKPRKTVVIPDISLLNYNLSLKKS
- a CDS encoding glycosyltransferase, producing MYSNLRRELGIRNVLLMYVGNLETYQGIDLLLDSFALSLEHTDQADLVIIGGEADDIRKYTNKAHCLGMQQHVHFLGPKPVEHLAIYLEQADILVSPRTKGKNTPMKLYSYLDSGKVLLATDLPTHTQLLNNHLALLKRPDAKAFAEGMLDLIADEKLRLSLGSAGKKLIEKRHTYAAFREKLNSLYDWLHHELAEHTA